A single region of the Salipaludibacillus sp. LMS25 genome encodes:
- the nrdG gene encoding anaerobic ribonucleoside-triphosphate reductase activating protein, with protein sequence MHDSIVDGPGLRTVIFFAGCPHACPGCHNPESWSQANGRDYSVDELITICDKYPMNNMTFSGGEPMIQAKDILPLAAALKLSGKTIWCYTGYTYEWLKNYGSREQNELLTFVDVLVDGPFIERLKDSTLLFRGSSNQRLLPLENGEISKNNHITLV encoded by the coding sequence ATGCACGATTCAATCGTGGACGGACCAGGATTAAGGACAGTCATCTTTTTTGCTGGCTGTCCGCATGCCTGCCCAGGCTGTCATAACCCTGAAAGCTGGTCGCAAGCAAATGGACGTGACTATTCTGTTGATGAGTTAATCACTATTTGTGATAAGTATCCCATGAATAATATGACGTTTTCTGGTGGCGAACCTATGATTCAAGCGAAAGACATTTTGCCCCTAGCAGCAGCACTAAAACTAAGTGGCAAAACGATTTGGTGTTATACAGGCTACACGTATGAATGGCTTAAAAATTATGGAAGTCGTGAACAAAATGAATTATTAACGTTTGTAGACGTACTCGTTGATGGGCCATTCATAGAAAGATTAAAAGATTCGACACTTTTATTTAGAGGTAGCAGTAACCAGCGTCTTTTACCCCTTGAAAATGGCGAAATAAGTAAAAATAATCACATTACGCTCGTATAA
- a CDS encoding anaerobic ribonucleoside triphosphate reductase: MKELIKTFEGIEQVSSESLKENANVDGHSPLGKMNTFASEVCKWYTDEFLLSEKVKEALADNILYIHDKDFYPTGTTTCSQIPLDKLLKNGFYTGHGRIRPPKSIQTALALAAIILQSNQNNQHGGQSFQKFDYDLALYVRKSYESHKQRLTELYKESFTSEKELEQRAWKDTQEETFQACEAFIHNANSMHSRGGGQVPFVSINYGTDTSREGRLLIQELLKATRKGLGNGETPIFPIQIFKVKDGVNSQEGDPNYDLFIQAVTTTSRRLFPNFSFLDSPFNNQYFDGTPESEVAYMGCRTRVMGNIHGDDTTVGRGNISFSSLNLVRLALNSEGNRDVFWSKLTQFFQLAITQLLERYEYQRKKKAAEFPFLFSQGIWTGGDTLHPDEEIESVIKHGSLSVGFIGLAEALVILTGKHHGESEESWELGKRIIQFMRDMADEATQTYQMNIGVIATPAEGLSGKFVGADREKFGTIKGVTDKDFYTNSFHIPVYYPISIYEKIRREAPFHDMCNAGHITYVEVDGNASQNTEALIQIIKQMKKEGIGYGSINHPVDQCLTCGYQGVMHHQCPACGENDENKLHKIRRITGYLVGDMKRWNKAKRQEEANRVKHGR, from the coding sequence ATGAAGGAGTTAATCAAAACATTTGAGGGAATTGAACAAGTAAGCAGTGAATCATTGAAGGAAAATGCCAATGTAGATGGTCATTCACCTCTTGGTAAAATGAACACTTTTGCTTCAGAAGTATGTAAATGGTATACGGATGAGTTTTTATTGTCCGAAAAAGTAAAGGAAGCTTTGGCAGATAATATATTGTATATCCATGATAAAGATTTTTATCCAACTGGAACAACAACTTGCAGTCAAATTCCATTGGATAAACTTCTTAAAAATGGTTTTTATACTGGGCATGGTAGAATCCGGCCACCTAAGTCTATCCAAACAGCGTTAGCATTAGCGGCTATTATTCTCCAATCAAATCAAAACAATCAGCACGGGGGACAATCATTTCAAAAATTTGATTATGACCTAGCCCTTTATGTTAGAAAATCATACGAATCCCATAAACAACGTCTTACTGAGCTCTATAAAGAGTCATTTACGTCAGAGAAAGAACTGGAGCAAAGAGCATGGAAGGACACACAGGAAGAAACGTTCCAAGCGTGTGAAGCTTTTATCCATAACGCTAATAGTATGCATTCACGTGGTGGCGGACAGGTGCCATTTGTCTCCATAAACTATGGAACGGATACGTCTCGAGAAGGCCGCTTGTTAATTCAAGAATTGTTAAAGGCGACGAGAAAAGGCTTAGGGAATGGTGAAACGCCCATTTTTCCGATTCAAATATTTAAAGTGAAAGATGGCGTTAATAGTCAAGAGGGTGATCCCAATTATGACTTATTTATACAAGCAGTAACGACAACAAGTCGCCGGTTGTTTCCGAATTTTAGCTTTTTAGATTCCCCTTTTAACAATCAATATTTTGATGGAACTCCTGAGAGCGAAGTGGCGTATATGGGGTGCCGCACACGGGTGATGGGAAATATTCATGGAGATGATACAACGGTTGGGCGAGGTAATATTTCATTTTCATCCTTAAACTTAGTCCGTTTAGCACTTAATTCTGAAGGCAATAGGGATGTTTTTTGGAGTAAATTGACTCAATTCTTTCAATTAGCCATAACACAGTTGTTAGAACGATATGAGTATCAGCGAAAGAAAAAAGCTGCTGAATTTCCATTTTTATTTTCTCAAGGTATTTGGACTGGGGGAGATACATTGCACCCAGATGAGGAGATTGAATCTGTTATAAAGCATGGGAGTCTAAGTGTTGGCTTTATTGGTCTTGCTGAAGCATTAGTCATTTTAACAGGTAAACACCATGGAGAATCAGAAGAATCGTGGGAGCTAGGAAAGCGCATTATTCAATTCATGCGTGACATGGCAGATGAGGCCACGCAAACGTATCAAATGAACATCGGTGTCATTGCTACACCTGCAGAGGGCTTATCTGGTAAATTCGTTGGTGCAGATCGCGAAAAATTTGGCACAATTAAAGGAGTTACGGATAAAGACTTTTATACGAATTCATTCCATATCCCTGTCTACTATCCTATATCCATTTATGAAAAGATTCGCCGTGAGGCCCCATTCCATGACATGTGTAATGCTGGTCATATCACTTACGTTGAAGTGGACGGAAATGCGAGCCAAAACACGGAGGCGCTCATTCAAATCATTAAACAAATGAAAAAAGAAGGGATTGGCTACGGGTCAATTAATCACCCAGTAGATCAATGTTTAACGTGTGGTTATCAAGGGGTTATGCATCATCAATGTCCTGCTTGCGGTGAAAATGATGAAAACAAGCTTCATAAAATACGCCGAATTACAGGTTACCTCGTAGGTGATATGAAGCGGTGGAATAAAGCTAAACGTCAAGAAGAAGCGAATAGAGTGAAGCATGGGCGATGA
- a CDS encoding ribonucleotide-diphosphate reductase subunit beta, with protein MTKLTERKLYDVTAPNASTGIILGESSNVLNWDDVRFSWAYPLYKNMLGNFWTPFEINMSSDVKQFSSLSETEEDAFKKIMGLLAFLDSIQTDYAMHVSKYLTDSSLNALMTVLAFQEVVHNQSYSYVLSSLVNKDEQDRIFEYWKHDPVLRERNDFIAEGYEAFVQNPTPRTLLESIVYDVILEGLNFYSGFSFFYHLARNQKMVSTSTMINYINRDEQLHVYLFANIFKELRKEFPELQTQEVDEFVQRTFVKAAELETKWAEYIIGDKIPDIPFQDLADYIKFMANKRVNELGVERPFEGYRSNPMRWIKVYEDINQGKTDFFEQKSRQYTKVSDDNGFDDL; from the coding sequence ATGACAAAATTAACAGAGAGAAAACTATATGATGTAACCGCACCTAACGCATCCACAGGCATTATTCTCGGAGAAAGTTCAAACGTATTAAACTGGGATGATGTCAGATTCTCATGGGCCTATCCATTATACAAAAATATGCTAGGCAACTTTTGGACGCCGTTTGAAATTAATATGAGTTCAGATGTGAAGCAATTTTCCTCATTATCTGAAACAGAAGAAGATGCTTTTAAAAAAATTATGGGATTATTAGCGTTTCTTGATAGCATTCAAACAGATTATGCGATGCACGTATCGAAGTATTTAACAGACTCAAGTTTGAATGCCCTTATGACGGTTCTTGCTTTCCAGGAAGTTGTGCATAACCAAAGTTACTCTTACGTCCTGTCGAGTCTCGTTAATAAAGATGAACAAGATCGTATTTTTGAATATTGGAAGCATGACCCTGTCTTAAGAGAAAGAAATGATTTTATTGCTGAGGGATATGAAGCTTTTGTACAAAACCCAACACCTAGAACGCTTCTTGAATCAATCGTTTATGACGTGATTTTAGAAGGCTTAAACTTCTATTCTGGTTTTAGCTTTTTCTACCATTTAGCAAGAAACCAAAAAATGGTTTCAACATCGACGATGATAAATTATATTAACCGGGATGAACAGCTACACGTCTATTTATTTGCTAACATTTTTAAAGAATTGAGAAAAGAATTTCCGGAATTACAAACACAAGAAGTAGATGAGTTCGTCCAACGTACGTTTGTAAAAGCGGCTGAACTAGAAACGAAATGGGCAGAGTATATTATTGGAGATAAAATTCCAGATATACCATTCCAAGATTTGGCGGACTACATTAAATTTATGGCGAACAAACGGGTGAACGAATTGGGGGTCGAACGTCCGTTTGAAGGCTATCGATCGAATCCGATGCGTTGGATTAAAGTCTATGAAGATATCAACCAAGGAAAAACAGATTTCTTTGAACAAAAATCGCGCCAGTATACAAAAGTATCAGACGATAACGGATTTGACGATTTGTAA
- a CDS encoding ribonucleoside-diphosphate reductase subunit alpha, producing MTNLIDGRMTKMTQGIAQKTNEHHVNNVLQNRFPHLTWEPYLRRIKLHNDKTALITAALDQLTAEESDWTFVAANLYSLQLKEETAINRGIPAYEQFGSLITKLVNDGFYQRELLDVYSAKDFAVMESWMDETKDQLFTYIGLKTLADRYLARSHDGRILELPQERFMVIAMSLMKNEAEVKRLELVKEAYWALSNLYMTVATPTLANAGKTHGQLSSCFIDTVDDSLRGIFDSNTDAATVSKNGGGLGIYLGKIRARGSSIKGFKGTSSGVLPWMKQLNNTAVSVDQLGQRQGAIAVYLDVWHKDIFPFLDAKLNNGDERQRTHDLFTGVCLPDLFMEKVEAREDWHLFDPHEVREVMGFSLEDFYDEEQGEGSFREHYEQCVMNENLSSERVPAIDIMKRIMIAQLETGTPYMFYRDTVNRMNPNKHKGMIYSSNLCTEIMQNMSSTTVQEEISADGEIITKKQAGDYVVCNLSSISLAKAVKDDVIERLISIQVRMLDNVIELNTIEVPQAQITNQKYRAIGLGTFGWHHLLADKKIAWETEEAVQYADELYEDIHFYTVKASMELAKEKGAYPAFKGSDYETGEYFTSRDYKSDRWTSLQRDVSDNGLRNGYLLAVAPNSSTSLIAGSSASIDPIFKKEYAEEKKNYKIPVTAPGLSKENTWYYKAAHTIDQLWSIKQNGARQKHIDQSVSFNLYVTNNIRAKELLELHVNAWKHGLKTTYYVRSTSSELEDCESCSS from the coding sequence ATGACTAATTTGATCGATGGAAGGATGACTAAAATGACACAAGGGATAGCACAAAAGACAAATGAACATCATGTTAATAACGTCTTGCAAAATCGATTCCCTCACTTAACATGGGAACCTTACTTAAGACGTATTAAATTGCACAATGACAAAACAGCCCTTATTACGGCAGCATTAGATCAGCTTACAGCAGAGGAGTCCGATTGGACATTTGTTGCTGCAAACTTATACTCTTTACAGCTTAAAGAAGAAACTGCTATAAATCGAGGTATCCCTGCTTATGAACAATTCGGTTCATTGATTACGAAGCTTGTAAATGATGGTTTTTATCAAAGAGAGCTTCTTGACGTCTACTCAGCAAAAGATTTTGCAGTGATGGAGAGCTGGATGGATGAAACTAAGGATCAGCTTTTTACATATATTGGACTTAAAACATTGGCTGATCGTTATCTCGCTCGTTCTCACGACGGACGTATACTTGAATTGCCACAAGAGCGATTCATGGTAATTGCTATGAGCCTTATGAAAAACGAAGCTGAGGTTAAGCGACTTGAGCTCGTTAAAGAAGCTTACTGGGCCCTGTCTAATCTCTATATGACTGTGGCAACACCAACGTTAGCGAATGCCGGTAAAACACACGGACAGTTGTCAAGTTGTTTTATTGATACAGTGGATGACAGTTTACGAGGGATATTTGATAGTAATACAGATGCCGCTACAGTGAGCAAAAATGGCGGAGGTTTAGGTATTTATTTAGGGAAAATTAGAGCGAGAGGGTCATCTATTAAAGGGTTTAAAGGAACATCTTCAGGCGTGTTGCCATGGATGAAGCAATTGAACAACACGGCAGTTAGCGTGGATCAGCTCGGTCAAAGACAAGGTGCTATTGCGGTTTACTTGGATGTTTGGCATAAAGATATTTTTCCTTTCCTAGATGCTAAATTAAACAATGGTGATGAACGTCAACGAACGCACGATTTGTTCACTGGTGTGTGCCTCCCAGATTTGTTTATGGAAAAAGTTGAAGCGCGCGAAGACTGGCATTTATTTGATCCACATGAAGTTAGAGAAGTCATGGGGTTCTCTTTAGAGGATTTCTATGATGAAGAACAAGGAGAAGGTAGCTTCCGTGAGCATTATGAACAATGCGTAATGAATGAAAACCTTTCATCAGAGCGTGTACCTGCCATCGATATTATGAAACGTATCATGATTGCTCAACTTGAAACTGGGACACCTTATATGTTTTATCGGGATACCGTTAATCGTATGAATCCTAATAAACATAAAGGTATGATTTATTCTTCTAATTTGTGTACAGAAATTATGCAAAACATGAGTTCTACTACTGTACAAGAAGAAATTAGTGCTGATGGCGAAATTATTACTAAAAAGCAAGCAGGAGATTACGTGGTGTGTAATTTAAGTTCTATTTCACTGGCGAAAGCTGTAAAAGATGACGTCATTGAAAGACTTATTAGCATTCAAGTCCGTATGCTTGACAACGTGATTGAATTGAATACGATTGAAGTGCCACAAGCACAAATAACGAATCAAAAATATCGTGCTATCGGATTAGGGACGTTCGGGTGGCATCATTTATTAGCTGACAAAAAAATTGCTTGGGAAACAGAAGAAGCTGTTCAGTATGCAGATGAATTGTACGAAGATATTCATTTTTATACAGTGAAGGCAAGTATGGAGTTGGCGAAGGAAAAGGGTGCCTATCCTGCATTTAAAGGGTCTGACTATGAAACAGGCGAGTATTTTACCTCACGGGACTATAAAAGCGACAGATGGACAAGCTTACAACGTGATGTGAGTGACAACGGGTTGCGGAATGGTTATCTTTTAGCTGTTGCTCCCAATTCTAGTACGTCGCTTATTGCTGGATCTTCTGCTTCAATCGATCCTATTTTTAAGAAAGAATATGCTGAAGAGAAAAAGAACTATAAAATCCCTGTTACAGCACCAGGATTATCAAAAGAAAATACGTGGTATTACAAGGCAGCTCATACGATCGATCAGCTTTGGAGTATCAAACAAAATGGAGCTAGACAAAAGCACATTGACCAATCCGTATCTTTTAACCTTTACGTCACCAACAATATTCGGGCTAAAGAGCTATTGGAACTCCATGTAAATGCATGGAAACATGGTTTAAAAACGACTTACTATGTTAGGTCAACGTCCAGTGAACTTGAAGATTGTGAAAGCTGCTCAAGCTAA
- a CDS encoding gamma-glutamylcyclotransferase: protein MTEHLSVVFVYGTLREGDSNYHYLKNCVKLFNQARVKGALYDTGNGYPAYIDKGDTWVYGELYAVSPLTLKQLDRLEGYSEGRPDNLYNRVKLLVETDIGVTEGWIYRLDHQHEKALTNKIHFQDWKVHQWFYNFSEVKYFAYGSCMDTERIEKAGMLTPFSQHVETGKLTGYSMCYTLQREDGSRADIVESDDLSSSVEGIVYTLPKEAIDYLFQREGVYNGSYRATFVNVEINGALHQDVLTFTVVNKQAEISPPRHYGIEILRGAKGRLSNNYYEQLLAKLTSLGYEHTIGDDE from the coding sequence ATGACAGAGCATTTATCCGTGGTGTTTGTTTACGGCACGTTACGTGAAGGAGACAGCAATTATCATTATTTAAAAAATTGTGTGAAGCTATTTAATCAAGCACGAGTGAAGGGAGCGTTATATGACACCGGGAATGGTTATCCAGCTTATATAGACAAAGGGGATACATGGGTGTATGGAGAACTTTATGCTGTCAGTCCGTTGACACTCAAACAGTTAGATAGATTAGAAGGATATAGTGAAGGGCGACCAGATAATTTGTACAATCGCGTAAAGTTACTGGTTGAAACAGACATAGGTGTAACCGAGGGATGGATCTATAGACTAGATCATCAGCACGAAAAAGCACTTACTAACAAAATTCATTTCCAAGATTGGAAAGTACACCAATGGTTTTATAATTTTAGCGAGGTTAAGTATTTTGCTTACGGTTCATGTATGGACACAGAGCGTATTGAAAAAGCAGGTATGTTAACGCCTTTTTCTCAGCATGTCGAGACGGGCAAACTAACGGGGTATAGTATGTGTTATACGCTTCAGAGAGAAGATGGATCTCGGGCAGATATCGTGGAATCAGACGACCTTTCCTCTTCTGTTGAAGGTATTGTCTACACATTACCAAAGGAAGCCATCGACTATTTATTTCAAAGAGAAGGTGTTTACAATGGAAGTTATCGTGCCACATTTGTTAATGTAGAGATAAATGGTGCTTTACATCAAGATGTATTAACATTTACAGTGGTTAATAAGCAAGCAGAAATTAGTCCGCCACGTCATTATGGGATAGAAATTTTACGAGGAGCAAAAGGAAGATTGTCTAATAATTATTATGAACAATTATTAGCGAAACTAACATCCTTAGGCTACGAGCACACCATTGGTGATGATGAGTGA
- the adhE gene encoding bifunctional acetaldehyde-CoA/alcohol dehydrogenase has product MAVEEKKLKKVDDTTKMINTLVEQGKKAHQTLLTFDQEQINTIVHEMALAGLDQHMPLAKMAVEETGRGVYEDKIIKNIFATEYVHNAIKYDKTIGVINENEHEEMIEIAEPVGVVAGVTPVTNPTSTTMFKALISIKTGNPIIFAFHPSAQKCSAKAADVLHQAAVKAGAPEGCIQWIEAPSIEATQQLMNHPGVAVVLATGGAGMVKSAYSTGKPALGVGPGNVPCYIEKTANVKQAVNDLILSKTFDNGMICASEQAVIIDKEIYEETKALLIDNKCHFLSDEERKKVEKLVINEETCAVNPQIVGKPAAEIAKLAGVTVPQETKILIAELKTVGPESPLSREKLSPVLACYKVKNHDEGFKRAEEMLEFGGLGHSAVIHSDNDDLIRDYGLRMKAGRVIANSPSSQGAIGDIYNGYIPSLTLGCGSYGRNSVSQNVGTVNLVNVKKIGKRKNNMQWFKIPPKVYFEKNSTQYLEKMPNISRAMIVTDPMMVKVGYVDKVLYYLNKRQDKVQYDVFSDVEPDPSIETVMAGAERMRAFEPDVIITLGGGSAMDAAKGMWVFYEHPDLEFHGLKQKFLDIRKRVFKYPKLGNKAQFVAIPTTSGTGSEVTSFSVITDKENNVKYPLADYELTPDVAIIDPVYVKTVPPSVTADTGMDVLTHAIESYVSVMANDYTDGLAMKAIQLVFEYLPKAYKNGNDELAREKMHNASTIAGMAFANAFLGINHSLAHKLGAEFHIAHGRANTILMPHVIRYNAKKPTKFTSFPKYNHFRADERYAEIARMLGLPAKDTEQGVESLAQAIIKLAKELNIPMSIEACGIDKKDFEAKVDLLADRAFEDQCTTANPKLPLVTELAEIYRLAYKGV; this is encoded by the coding sequence ATGGCTGTTGAAGAGAAGAAATTAAAGAAAGTCGATGACACCACGAAAATGATTAACACCTTAGTTGAACAAGGGAAGAAGGCCCATCAAACATTATTAACCTTCGACCAGGAACAAATTAATACGATCGTACATGAAATGGCCCTTGCTGGATTGGATCAGCATATGCCATTAGCAAAAATGGCTGTTGAAGAAACGGGAAGAGGTGTTTACGAAGATAAGATCATCAAAAATATCTTCGCCACAGAGTACGTTCACAATGCCATTAAATATGATAAAACAATCGGCGTCATCAATGAGAATGAGCATGAAGAAATGATTGAAATCGCTGAACCAGTAGGTGTTGTTGCAGGGGTAACGCCTGTTACAAATCCAACATCGACCACAATGTTCAAAGCACTTATTTCTATTAAAACGGGTAATCCGATTATTTTTGCTTTTCATCCATCTGCACAAAAATGTAGTGCGAAAGCCGCAGATGTGTTACACCAAGCAGCGGTGAAGGCTGGTGCACCTGAAGGTTGTATCCAATGGATTGAAGCACCATCTATTGAAGCCACTCAGCAATTAATGAACCATCCAGGTGTTGCAGTTGTACTAGCTACTGGCGGAGCTGGAATGGTGAAATCAGCATACAGTACTGGAAAACCAGCATTAGGTGTTGGCCCAGGTAACGTTCCTTGTTACATTGAAAAAACAGCGAACGTTAAACAAGCAGTAAACGATCTTATCCTATCAAAAACATTTGATAACGGAATGATTTGTGCTTCTGAACAAGCTGTTATTATTGATAAAGAGATCTACGAAGAAACGAAAGCGTTATTAATTGATAATAAGTGTCACTTTTTAAGTGATGAAGAGCGTAAGAAAGTTGAAAAGCTTGTTATAAATGAAGAAACGTGTGCTGTTAATCCGCAAATCGTTGGGAAGCCAGCAGCTGAAATTGCGAAACTTGCTGGTGTAACTGTACCGCAAGAAACGAAAATTCTCATTGCAGAACTGAAAACTGTAGGCCCAGAGTCTCCTTTATCTCGTGAGAAGTTAAGTCCAGTACTTGCGTGCTACAAAGTAAAAAATCATGACGAAGGATTTAAGCGCGCAGAGGAAATGCTTGAATTTGGCGGTCTTGGTCACTCTGCCGTTATCCATTCAGACAATGACGACCTCATTAGAGATTACGGTTTAAGAATGAAGGCTGGTCGAGTTATCGCTAATTCGCCATCTTCTCAAGGGGCAATTGGAGATATCTACAATGGCTACATTCCATCATTAACGTTAGGTTGCGGCTCATACGGTAGAAACTCTGTCTCCCAAAATGTTGGAACAGTTAATCTTGTAAACGTCAAAAAAATAGGAAAGAGAAAAAATAATATGCAATGGTTTAAAATTCCACCAAAAGTGTATTTCGAAAAAAATTCGACTCAATATTTAGAAAAAATGCCTAATATCTCTCGGGCGATGATTGTTACTGATCCGATGATGGTAAAAGTAGGTTATGTTGATAAAGTTCTTTACTATTTGAATAAGCGTCAAGATAAAGTCCAATACGACGTGTTTTCTGATGTAGAACCAGATCCATCAATTGAAACTGTCATGGCAGGCGCAGAAAGAATGAGAGCGTTTGAGCCAGATGTTATCATCACCCTCGGTGGAGGTTCAGCGATGGATGCGGCTAAAGGGATGTGGGTTTTCTATGAGCACCCTGACTTAGAGTTCCATGGCCTTAAACAAAAATTCTTAGATATTCGTAAGCGTGTATTTAAATATCCTAAGCTAGGAAATAAAGCACAGTTTGTGGCAATACCAACAACTTCAGGTACAGGTTCTGAGGTCACCTCTTTCTCAGTTATTACTGATAAAGAGAATAACGTCAAATATCCGTTAGCTGATTATGAGTTGACACCAGATGTGGCAATCATTGACCCTGTTTACGTTAAAACGGTTCCGCCTTCAGTGACTGCTGACACAGGTATGGATGTACTCACTCATGCTATTGAATCTTACGTCTCTGTTATGGCTAATGATTATACTGATGGTTTGGCTATGAAAGCTATTCAACTCGTATTCGAATACCTACCTAAAGCGTACAAAAATGGTAATGATGAGTTAGCCCGTGAAAAAATGCATAACGCTTCAACGATTGCCGGTATGGCGTTTGCCAATGCTTTCTTAGGTATTAATCACAGCTTAGCCCATAAATTGGGAGCAGAGTTCCATATTGCACACGGACGTGCTAACACCATTTTAATGCCGCACGTTATCCGTTATAATGCTAAAAAGCCGACTAAATTTACTAGCTTCCCTAAGTACAATCACTTCCGGGCTGATGAGCGTTACGCGGAAATTGCCAGAATGCTTGGATTACCAGCTAAAGATACAGAGCAAGGTGTGGAAAGTCTTGCACAAGCGATCATTAAACTAGCTAAAGAACTCAATATCCCTATGAGTATCGAAGCATGCGGTATCGATAAAAAAGATTTTGAAGCGAAAGTCGATTTACTTGCTGACAGAGCATTTGAAGATCAATGTACAACAGCTAATCCTAAGTTGCCACTCGTGACTGAATTAGCAGAGATCTATCGTTTAGCTTACAAAGGTGTGTAA